A part of Capsicum annuum cultivar UCD-10X-F1 chromosome 6, UCD10Xv1.1, whole genome shotgun sequence genomic DNA contains:
- the LOC107875833 gene encoding zinc finger protein SHOOT GRAVITROPISM 5, which produces MLNSSSTDPLMTSIENGNNCNNTNKRKRRPAGTPDPDAEVVSLSPKTLLESDRYICEICNQGFQRDQNLQMHRRRHKVPWKLLKRETPIVKKRVFVCPEPTCLHHDPCHALGDLVGIKKHFRRKHSNHKQWVCQKCNKGYAVQSDYKAHLKTCGTRGHSCDCGRVFSRVESFIEHQDACRFGMLRSGSQSLPLPTSAPCLSRTASSPSPSSDHTNNLINTTVLPWPHFLMNTTPNSIIKKHNLELQLLTTTTTTTSPSSPLDVSISSKSRDDHSTHNNNLQLSIGSSDILNDSENNNNDTHRSRNGPDELSRGRLRQAVAEKAYAEEARKEAKREIELAEQELANARRIRKQAQVELEKAQALKEEAIRQINFTLSQITCHVCKQQFQAKRIVTTTSIVPKSYQVERRNIDHDQSSHFKYSCPT; this is translated from the exons ATGTTGAATTCTTCTTCAACTGACCCTCTCATGACTTCTATAGAGAATGGAAACAATTGTAATAACACCAACAAGAGAAAAAGAAGGCCAGCTGGAACCCCAG ATCCAGATGCAGAAGTGGTGTCCTTATCACCAAAAACATTATTGGAATCAGATCGATACATATGTGAGATCtgtaatcaaggatttcaaagggATCAAAATTTACAAATGCATAGAAGAAGGCATAAAGTACCATGGAAATTGCTAAAAAGAGAAACCCCTATAGTGAAAAAAAGAGTATTTGTTTGTCCAGAACCAACATGTCTACATCATGACCCTTGTCATGCTCTTGGTGATCTTGTTGGTATTAAAAAACACTTCAGAAGGAAACATAGTAATCACAAACAATGGGTATGTCAGAAATGTAACAAAGGGTATGCTGTTCAGTCTGATTACAAGGCACATCTCAAAACATGTGGAACTCGCGGCCATTCTTGTGATTGCGGTCGCGTCTTCTCCAG GGTGGAGAGTTTCATTGAGCACCAAGATGCATGTAGGTTTGGCATGCTACGATCAGGATCACAATCTTTACCATTACCAACATCAGCACCTTGCCTTTCTCGTACAGCTTCAAGTCCAAGCCCCTCAAGTGATCACACTAATAATCTCATCAATACTACAGTACTCCCATGGCCTCATTTTCTTATGAATACTACTCCAAATTCCATAATAAAGAAACACAATTTAGAGCTCCAACTCTTGACTACTACAACTACAACAACATCTCCATCTAGCCCCCTTGATGTCTCCATATCGTCCAAATCGCGCGATGATCACTCCACTCATAATAATAATCTTCAACTATCCATCGGTTCATCAGATATCCTTAATGACTCggagaataataataatgacacGCACAGATCGAGAAATGGTCCAGATGAATTATCGAGGGGGCGGTTAAGGCAGGCAGTGGCCGAAAAGGCGTATGCGGAGGAGGCTAGAAAGGAAGCAAAGAGAGAAATTGAATTGGCTGAGCAAGAATTGGCTAATGCAAGGAGAATTAGGAAACAAGCACAAGTGGAATTAGAAAAAGCACAAGCATTGAAGGAAGAAGCAATAAGGCAAATTAATTTTACTCTTTCACAAATCACATGTCATGTTTGCAAACAACAATTCCAAGCTAAAAGGATAGTCACAACAACAAGCATAGTTCCCAAGTCTTATCAAGTTGAGAGGAGGAATATTGATCATGACCAAAGTAGTCACTTCAAGTATAGTTGCCCAACATGA
- the LOC107875832 gene encoding protein BASIC PENTACYSTEINE2: MDGNGGMNLRNWGFLEPPTTVLKGNLGLQLMSSMDEKPHFGNLRDYQYHHQQQTHQPDHPTVMASTNGGAFHHHRVCGLSESPMPMEYMRDAWVNHKDYREKYLNALSANHPYLTGYGFLPETSSAQSMQMYQQPNLVKVETAPLVEEVCQERDTGGLAKKRGPDKSPVLKSPKPKKAKKATTAPKEDSTPSLPRARAPRKSAEVNINGINMDISRIPIPICSCTGSSQQCYRWGCGGWQSACCTTNLSSYPLPMNIKRRGSRIAGRKMSLGAFMKVLEKLASEGYNFSNPIDLRPHWAKHGTNKFVTIR, translated from the coding sequence ATGGATGGAAATGGCGGTATGAATCTACGAAATTGGGGCTTTCTTGAGCCACCGACAACAGTCTTGAAGGGTAATTTGGGCCTGCAActcatgtcctcaatggatgaaaAGCCCCATTTTGGAAACCTTCGCGATTATCAGTACCATCACCAACAACAGACCCACCAACCTGATCATCCTACAGTTATGGCGTCGACTAATGGTGGTGCATTTCATCATCATCGGGTTTGTGGGCTGTCGGAGTCCCCCATGCCCATGGAGTACATGAGGGATGCATGGGTTAATCATAAAGACTACAGAGAGAAGTATCTCAATGCTCTATCTGCAAACCACCCCTATCTTACAGGTTATGGTTTTTTGCCTGAGACGTCTTCCGCTCAGTCTATGCAGATGTACCAGCAGCCAAACTTGGTGAAAGTTGAAACTGCGCCTCTGGTGGAAGAGGTTTGCCAAGAAAGGGATACAGGCGGGCTTGCTAAGAAGAGGGGACCTGATAAATCCCCAGTGTTGAAGTCCCCTAAGCCTAAGAAGGCAAAGAAAGCTACTACGGCTCCTAAAGAAGATTCTACACCATCTCTTCCACGGGCAAGAGCTCCCAGGAAAAGTGCAGAAGTCAACATTAATGGGATTAATATGGATATTTCGAGAATTCCCATACCAATCTGCTCATGCACCGGATCTTCTCAGCAGTGTTATAGGTGGGGCTGTGGTGGGTGGCAGTCAGCTTGCTGTACCACAAATTTGTCTTCGTATCCGTTGCCTATGAATATAAAACGACGTGGTTCAAGGATAGCAGGTCGGAAGATGAGTTTGGGAGCGTTTATGAAGGTGCTAGAGAAATTGGCTTCAGAAGGATATAACTTTTCTAATCCGATTGATCTGAGGCCACACTGGGCAAAGCATGGTACAAACAAGTTTGTCACTATCAGATAG
- the LOC107875831 gene encoding putative 3,4-dihydroxy-2-butanone kinase encodes MAFQSKKLINDPNDVVTEFIEGLIETYPGLQYLDGFPEVKVVLRADISGAKYDKVAIISGGGSGHEPAYAGFVGEGMLTAAICGDVFTSPNVDSILAGIRAVTGPMGCLLIVTNYTGDRLNFGLAAEQAKSEGFKVEMVIVGDDCALPPPRGIAGRRGLAGTILVHKVAGAAAACGLPLADVSAEAKRASEMVGTMGVALSVCTLPGQVTSDRLGPGKMELGLGIHGEPGAAVADLQPVDVVVSHVLKEILSSETNYVPITRGSRVVLLINGLGATPLMELMIIAGKAVPGLQLEHGLAVDRVYTGSFVTSLDMAGFSISVMKADQAILDRLDAPTNAPNWPVGAEGNRPPAKIPVPLPPSHSIQSDKTLSRPEKLSPQGHILEGAIEAAATEVVNLRDNLNEWDSKVGDGDCGSTMFRGAVAILEDMKKYYPLNDPAETINEIGSSIRRVMGGTSGILYSIFSKAAYAELKANTESVVTALHWANALEAAIAAVSKYGGASAGYRTLLDALIPALSALKERLNAGDDPVDAFIISAEAASAGAESTKHMQAQAGRSTYVPGDVLASVPDPGAMAAAGWYRAAALAVKEKYNTA; translated from the exons GTGGTGGAAGTGGCCATGAACCTGCTTATGCTGGATTTGTTGGAGAAGGGATGCTGACTGCAGCTATCTGTGGGGACGTTTTTACCTCTCCAAATGTTGACTCAATTCTTGCT GGCATACGAGCTGTCACAGGTCCCATGGGGTGCCTTCTTATTGTCACG AACTATACTGGTGATCGACTAAATTTTGGTTTGGCTGCCGAACAAGCAAAATCTGAAGGTTTTAAAGTAGAG ATGGTAATTGTTGGTGATGACTGTGCTTTACCACCTCCAAGAGGCATTGCTGGCCGAAGAGGTTTGGCAGGGACAATTCTTGTTCACAAG GTTGCTGGAGCAGCAGCAGCTTGTGGTCTTCCCCTTGCTGATGTTTCCGCTGAAGCAAAGCGTGCATCAGAAATGGTTGGGACAATGGGTGTTGCATTATCTGTTTGCACGTTGCCAGGACAGGTGACTTCAGACCGTTTAGGCCCAGGAAAGATGGAGCTTGGTCTTGGAATT CATGGGGAACCAGGAGCTGCCGTAGCTGACCTTCAACCAGTAGATGTGGTGGTTTCTCATGTTCTGAAGGAGATTTTGTCATCG GAGACCAACTACGTTCCAATCACACGTGGTAGTAGAGTCGTGCTCCTGATTAATGG ATTAGGAGCAACACCATTGATGGAATTAATGATTATAGCTGGTAAGGCTGTCCCAGGATTGCAGCTTGAACATGGTCTAGCTGTTGATAGAGTCTATACAGGGTCATTTGTGACGTCACTTGATATGGCAG GCTTTTCAATTTCAGTAATGAAGGCTGATCAAGCAATTTTAGACCGTTTAGACGCTCCAACTAACGCTCCAAATTGGCCTGTTGGTGCTGAAG GCAACCGACCTCCTGCAAAGATACCTGTCCCACTTCCTCCATCACATTCTATCCAGAGTGACAAG ACATTGAGTCGGCCTGAAAAACTGAGCCCTCAGGGTCATATCCTTGAGGGAGCTATTGAAGCAGCAGCTACTGAGGTTGTAAATCTCAGGGATAATTTGAATGAGTGGGACAGTAAAGTTGGTGATGGTGATTGTGGTTCAACT ATGTTCAGAGGTGCGGTAGCTATACTCGAAGACATGAAAAAGTA CTATCCATTGAATGACCCTGCTGAAACAATCaatgaaattggatcttctattaGAAGAGTAATGGGGGGAACAAGCGGTATCTT ATACAGTATATTCTCTAAGGCAGCATATGCGGAGTTGAAAGCAAACACTGAGTCGGTTGTCACAGCTCTGCACT GGGCTAATGCACTTGAAGCTGCTATCGCTGCTGTTAGTAAATATGGAGGAGCTAGTGCTGGTTATCGTACACTTTTAGATGCTCTTATACCAGCATTGTCAGCTCTTAAGGAG AGGTTGAATGCTGGGGATGACCCTGTCGATGCTTTCATTATTTCTGCTGAGGCAGCATCTGCTGGAGCCGAGTCAACCAAGCACATGCAAGCGCAG GCTGGCCGTTCAACCTATGTACCCGGAGATGTTCTTGCATCCGTTCCTGACCCAGGTGCCATGGCTGCAGCTGGGTGGTACAGAGCAGCTGCTTTAGCTGTAAAGGAGAAGTATAATACAGCATAG